The Brassica oleracea var. oleracea cultivar TO1000 chromosome C6, BOL, whole genome shotgun sequence genome includes a region encoding these proteins:
- the LOC106298100 gene encoding uncharacterized protein LOC106298100: MEDDYEWVVNEKLSTRYNTSGIYRKLRDSEEEVPWAPIIWTAGGIPHHNFLTWLFVLDDCPTRDRIISWGLQSYSVCLLCNHTAESRDHLFYLCPYSWSIWLEISRRCQLQPYRHWDQSVIQLQSLQGNKTMKRLTLLCWQSAIYWIWQERNKRLHNNQFRAPDAIIRLITCQITDRISSYRLKSLIASSRYMQFWLSTET; encoded by the coding sequence ATGGAGGATGATTACGAATGGGTGGTCAATGAGAAACTGTCAACGAGATACAACACAAGTGGGATCTATAGGAAGCTGAGAGATAGTGAAGAGGAGGTACCTTGGGCGCCGATCATTTGGACTGCAGGAGGAATTCCACACCACAACTTTCTAACTTGGCTATTTGTGCTTGATGATTGCCCTACTAGGGATCGAATCATAAGCTGGGGACTCCAGTCATACTCGGTTTGCCTTCTCTGTAATCACACGGCAGAATCAAGGGACCACTTGTTCTATCTCTGCCCCTACAGTTGGTCAATTTGGTTAGAAATTTCTAGAAGATGTCAACTACAACCGTACAGACACTGGGATCAATCTGTGATTCAATTGCAGTCTCTCCAAGGAAACAAAACAATGAAGCGTCTCACTTTGCTTTGTTGGCAATCAGCAATATACTGGATATGGCAAGAGAGAAATAAGAGGCTCCACAACAATCAATTCCGCGCCCCGGATGCGATCATTCGCCTTATCACTTGCCAGATCACGGATCGTATAAGCAGCTACCGACTCAAATCTCTGATCGCATCATCGAGGTACATGCAGTTTTGGCTCTCGACAGAAACATAA